The following DNA comes from Alphaproteobacteria bacterium HT1-32.
TATTTTCTGGAGGAAACAAGATGAGCGACAAGCGTAAAACAGCCCTGATTACAGGTTCTGGCCGCAACATCGGCCGCGCGATGGCCCATGATCTGGCTAAAGACGGTTTCAATATCATCGTCAATGGCTCAAGCAGCCGCGAGCCCTGTGACCGGGTCGCCGATGAAGTTCGCGCTCTTGGCGTCGATGCAGAAGTGATGATGTGCAATGTCGGGGACAAGTCCGAACTTACCGCCATGGGTGAGGCTGCGCTGAAGCGTTTCGGCAGCGTCGATGTGATCGTCAATAACGTTGCCATCCGTCCGATTTCCCCGTTTCTCGAAATTGATGAAGACGAATGGAACCGTGTCTTCGACATCAACCTGAATGCGCCGGCACGTCTTGCCCGCATGTTCCTGCCGGGCATGATCGACGCCGGCTGGGGCCGGATTGTGAACTTTACCGGCATG
Coding sequences within:
- a CDS encoding SDR family oxidoreductase, whose protein sequence is MSDKRKTALITGSGRNIGRAMAHDLAKDGFNIIVNGSSSREPCDRVADEVRALGVDAEVMMCNVGDKSELTAMGEAALKRFGSVDVIVNNVAIRPISPFLEIDEDEWNRVFDINLNAPARLARMFLPGMIDAGWGRIVNFTGMNAMRGHANRPHVSTSKHAVLGLTRSLAVEFGQYGITINCISPGPIKSERDDPEFEAYIAKTIGSNPTRRQGTAAEVSAAVRMLVSDGGAYINGQMIQVNGGAAL